The DNA segment ctgctcgGCACCAGTGCCGGTACCTGGTGAACCTGCACGTGCTGCAGTTCCTGCGCGCAGGGGGAGATCCCCAGTGGCTGCGTGGCCTCGACTTCATCCCCCCAAAACTCCGCAACCTCAACGAGATCAACAAGATCCTGGCGCACCGGCCATGGCTCATCACCAAGGAGCACATCGAGGTATTGGCAGAGGGGCTGTCAGACGGGGACAGGGCAGTGGCAGGGATAGCAGCATCCCTCGAGGGGGCTGGCATCCTGCCTGTGTTCCATGGCTGGTCTGTCTGTGtcctgcagaagctgctgaagatCAGTGAGTGGAGCTGGTCATTGGCAGAGCTGGTGCATGCTGTTGTCCTCCTGGCCCACTGCCATGCACTCGCCAGCTTCGTGTTCGGCTGTGGCTGTGAGCAGGATGAGGGGGCAGGGGGCAGGAGTGTGCTGAAGCCTTTGTCCCCTGGAAACCAGTGCTTCTGCGAAGCCACCATGGGCAATagctgcagccaggagctgctgcgCATCAACCGCAAGCGGGTGAGCCCTTGAAGTGGGTGCATGGGGGCCAGGACTGGGgccagtgctgcagccctcACCCCAGGCCTGTGTCTGTGCAGTCTCTGGActcctgcatggagctggaTTCCCTCCGGGAACGCATGCAGCGGATCCAGGTGGAGACAGAAGGCAGGGAGGAGACCAGGCTGCTACAGCAGGACCGAGAGGAAGGTGAGAGGCACGAGTGGAGGTGGGTGTGCAGGATGGGAGCTCAGtggggaggagcagcagggctgagcaTTGGGCTGCCCCATCCGCGGGGCTCTCCCTTCTCGTAGATGCTGACGGGGCAGTCACCAGTGCTGCCAACCTCGCGTGCTACATGCAGGACCCTGACTTTGGGTACCAGGACTTTGCCCGGCGTGATGAGGATCAGACGCAGGTATTCAGAGTCCAGGTGAGGTTCCTGCTCTTCCCACCTCCTGTCCTCCCTGCAACTGCACACATCTAGCACAGCTGCTTTGGTACCATGTCTGTGCAGGGAAGCTCAGCTCTGAGAGGGGACTGGCCCCATGAGCCCTGAGGAGAGGGAGGGGACCAGGGGCTCCTGTCCCCCAGGACTGCTGATTCCTTCACATTTCACCAGGTTCAAAACCTGCCTGATGAGGGGAGTTGTGGTTTGTGGCAAACCATGCCCAGAGCAAACTTACTGAATTCTGCTGCATCCTGAGGTCTCCAGCCCTTCGTTGCTGGAAACGTGCCCCAGGATCCTATTCACAGTTGTAAAAGGCTCTTGCTGTGCTCAACAGGATTACTCCTGGGAAGACCACGGCTTCTCACTGGTCAACCGCCTCTACTCTGACATCGGGCATCTCCTGGATGAGAAGTTTCGTATGGTGGATGGTCTGCAAAGCAGCACCATGGCCAAGCGGCAAGGCTGCGAACCCTCGGTCTTCAAGCGAGGCATCTGGAACTACATCCACTGCATGTTTGGCATTAGGTAGGGAAACCAACCTCGTGGTCATGGGCAGGAACTGAGCTCAGCCAGGAGGGAGGAGGGTTGGGCACTTAGCTTGTCTTGCAGATGGGcttgggaaagcagcagaggggaATTGCCTACCTGGATAAACAGGCAGGGGAGAGATGCTCATTTTTGGCCAGGATGCTTCAGAATTGGGACTTAAGTGCCTGGTGGCCGCTGCCATGTgcccctgccctggcagagcacaggtGAGGTGCTGCAGAGTGACGTGGTGCCGGCCGCGAGTCGCCCCTGTGCTCCCTGCAGGTACGATGACTACGACTATGCAGAAGTGAATCAGCTCCTGGAGCGAGTGCTCAAAGTTTACATTAAAACTGTAACCTGCTACCCAGAGAAGACAAACTCAGAAATGTTTGACAGGTTCTGGAGGCAGTTCAAGCACAGTGAGAAGGTGGGACAGTCCTTCCAGGCCCAGTGGGCAGAGGCTGCAGGCTGAGGTGCTCGGGGGGTGTATGGGAAGTGTTTGAAACACCAAACCAGGTGGGGTGAGGGGGGATGGAAACTATAAGGAGCTGGGGTTAGCGTGGCACGGGGGTGCCTGCAGTGCACTGAGCACAGTGGTGCTGCATGGGCTCCAGGGCCATCGTCCCACTGCGGAGAGCCTCCAGCAGCTCTTAGCGCAGTggaggcagccacagcctgcAGGGCCAGGAGGAGCTCGGGGGGAAGTGCTGGGAAGCGCGGTGGCATTTTGTCCTGTGCCAAAATCTTCCCTATCCCCCACGGGTGCTTGCCTGCCCCATTGCCTGCACCACTGCCTGCTCCGCTGTGCTGTTtgccccctgcctgccccattACCTACCCTGCTGAACTGCCTGCCCCGCTGCAGTGACCTCAACTGCTTCTGCTTGTCCTGCAGGTCCATGTGAACTTGCTCATTCTGGAAGCCCggatgcaggcagagctgctgtacGCGTTACAGGCCATCACCCAGTACATGGTCTCCTAGGCCGTGGGGAGCTGCGCTGCGGCAGGGCCGGGCAGCATCCTCTCTCTGGACTCGTGCTGGGACGAACGGCGAGGGATTGTTCAATTTAGTTTACTTGACTGTCTtgttcccttttcccccttgtGGGGCTCACTGAGTGGCCCCATTACGTGCAATTACCAAACTGTGAGGCAAGTCCGTGCTGCTGAGATGTTGGTGTGATCCTGGAGACTTGACCCTGGCTGAGGAGGACCGCCAAAGGCATGGggcatggggaggagggaggggactGGGGCTGCGGTGGGAGTAGAAGCTCCTGGCCTGGGCGCtgcaggagggcagggagggcagagctgctccccctCGCTGCTCAGGAGCCGCCCCAGCACGGGGCAGCCCGtggggagcagtggggctggaggggctgtgctggcGGCCTGAACGTGCTGCCTGCGAGGTCTGTGTGCCGGAGCCCCCCGAGGGAGGAGAGCTCCATGCTGGGAGGCTCCTGCTGGCACTGACGGCCCTGTGCTCGGCCTTGGCTGCTGGGGGTGAGGTCTCTGCCAGTGCTCAGGTGCTGGAGATCGCTGCAGGAGGCTTTGGGCAGCTCCTGGGAGCGAAGCTTGTACCGAAGCCCCCCCTCTGCCCACCatcagcagaggggcaggaggaaCAAGGGAGGCTTCTGAGCTAATGCTTAGCACCACGTGAGGGTGAAACCCGAAGCCTGGTCACTTGCTGCTTAACCTCATGGTGCAGGAGTACAGTGTGAGCTGTGGGAGCATCTCCTTGACCTTGGGCTGGCACCATCCCATGTGAATGGGgacagcccctgccccagcctccCCCTCTGCCCATGGGAACAAGTGtgcacacacaccccctcctgctgctccccactTGTGCCACAGCCCCATGGTGGCAGGGTTGGAGGGTCCAGCATGGAGAGCAGCCACAGTGGGGGGCGAGGGCACAGGGGAGCCTGAAGCCCCCCGCTCGTTGCTACCCTCAACGTGTTTACTGTGTAAGGGCAGGGGGAGAAAACCTTGTGTATGGAAGCTACAGAAAATAAGCCTATTTTTGCTATAAATACATTATGTTTGACATGGCTGAGTGCTTCATTTCTGacagatgctggggagggttcCTGCTCGTGGTTCAGTGCCGCAGCCTCACCGCTCTGCCCCTGCAAAGCGGCGCTGTTCCCACAGTGCTGGGGGACATGCATAGGAGCCAGCTTCCAGGAGGAGTGAGCCCTTCAGAAGGGAGTAGTGCCCccccagccagctctgctggcagcagcagcatggtaCGGGCTGGGGCCAagggctgcccagccccaggacatcataaaatcatagaaccccagcctgatttgggttgaagggaccttaaagctcctccagctccaacccctgccacaggcagggacaccttccactggagcagctgctccaagcccctgtgtccaacctggccttgaacactgccagggatgggtgcAAAGTAGGTTCCCATTTGCCCCCCATCTATGCATACAAAGGTGGCTGTGCAGGAGCCAGGGAAGCTGCCGCTCCAACTCGCAGAACAAgcaccagctgcagcagcaagatGAATGGCTCCACAGGCTGTGACCCTGACCAGGACCAGGACCTTGCTGCTGGCAAGGCCAGGAGAGAGTGCAAGTCCCCATGCCCAACACAACCAACTTGTCCTCTTGggacctcagagcagcagaaagcagcagatgaagCAACCACAGTCACCAAAGTTACCATCAAGTCCCAAGCAGGTCTTGTAGCAGATGAGTTGAGTGGGGGGATTCTGTCACTGGATAAGCATTGACCAGACATTACAGGACAGTTCAACACCCACACCAGTAATTGCAGGTCAGCTTTTGAAACGCAGATTCAATGCTTTGACTCTGCCCTGCTGCCTCCTTCACCTGCTCAGATGAGGCTGTTCCTCTATTGTGCTGTGACCAGGAAGAGGAGCGTTGCCACATTCCTCTGTGGGGACCTGCAGGACGCCCAGCACACCTGCATGGGAGCCAGGACACTGTGACCTTACCTGGACCTGCTGAGGGGAGGATGCGGGCACATGTCCACAGCAGTCACCggctctgctgcaggagcctggagCATGAAGGCACGGTCAGGGTCAGCCAGGACTGGTTCTGCAGCAGCCGAGCTGGCCTCAGGCTGCACGGAgggggggacacgggggggAGGAACGGTTTGTCCTGGCCCGCAGAGAACAGGGAGTAGCGCAGCAGCGCTCCTGCCACAGCCCTGCCACGCACCCATCAGGAGCAGACCAGTGGCTGCTGGGTCTTAGCACTGAGGTGGTGGGGGTAAAAACCAGCACATGGGAGCTGAGGACAGCCTGGGCTGCCACGAGCCAGCAGCGTGCCCCCACCATCTCCCCACTGCCCAGCAGTGCCTTCCCCATGTGCCAGCTCGTCCACCACAAAAGCCAtgtgaaacagctctgcagcctctcccAGTGTGCTCTAGCACATGGTCCCACCACTGGTGGCACAGGAGAAGTGTTCATTGACCAGCAAGCACCAGGGGAAAGCAGGTCGCTGGCCAAAAACTGAGtagcaaagctggtgaagttGCTGCAGTGTTCAGGTACTGCTGCTCTACAGGCACCTCCTCCACAGGGCAAAATACTTGTGGTGACAACTGGAGGGAGCTGAGAGGTCTCCAAGGAAGGCTGACCTACCACAAATCAGGTCCACTAACCCACACAGCTGTTGGGACTACCCTGAGCCAACAAACCCTGGTCCCAGCCTGGCATCTATTCCATactctgctctccctggcaaTGCTGAAATACCCAGTACCAGTTGGCATAAAAAACATTAAGTGGGGGAATGCACAATCCCTGCTCTGTTGAAGTTTGAATGCATCTACTCTGAGCCAATCTGCAAAATCCACCCCTGGCATTTTGCTTCTCCAACAAGAAGTGTCCAAGGAGCAGATACAGGACAGAGAGCTTCCCTAAGGAGCTCCCATTTTCAGAGGCTGGCTCTGACTTTGCTCCATGTCTAACCAGGCCAGTGCAATCCTTCACCCGTTTCTGAACTTCTTACCTGCCTCCACTCCAAAGCCACACGATTGAAGCTCTGAACTGGTCTTGTCTCCTGCAGGGTCTGTCCTGAGCTCTGGTGCACAGAGCAACCCCAGGGCAGAGGGGCTCAATGTCCTGCAGCTAAATCCCcgctgtgagcacacacatgCTCGCATCATAGAatgggtttgtgttggaagggaccttaatgatcatccagctccaacccctgccacgggcagggacaccttccactggagcagcttgctccaagcccctgtgtccaacctggccttgagcactgccagggatggggcagccacagcttctctgggcaccctgtgccagcgcctcagcaccctcacagttcAAATGATGGGTTTTGATTCAAGGGCTCCACCACACTCCTCAAAAGCAGCTTCACTGGCTCAGCCTGTACCTGCATCCCTACCTGCTTCCTATCAAGAGAGAAGGCCTTAAGGCACTTAGCTGAAGCCTGCTCCTACCCAGAGAGGCCTCTTACCACTTGCACACCCTGAGCAGTCCCAGACAACAACCAGCTCCTGGCTTCCACTCTGACATTCATGTCCCCTTTGATGGGCAGCTCCAAGCCATTATCTTCTCATATCAAAAGCACTCCTCAGGTATAGTAACCTTCCTTGTGCTGATGGAGGACTTGGGGCCTGCAAGCAAAGATAAAAAAGCTCACTCACGTGCTCATCTGTCCTAATAAAGTGTCAGCATCTGCTTGTGCATGAGGTGGCTGAAAGAAGAGTAGCAGCAAATCTGTCTCTCTGTCCCTAAAGGTAACTGGTAGAATTGCTGACACTCAAACATGTTTGTATGTGGCTATATAAAATGAACAGTCATCTTCTGAATGCAGGGGTCTGCAAGGGCAAGGAGGACTCTAGACTAGTCCCACAGAAACTAGAACTCCCCAGGGTCAGTTTTAGGGCTTGGCATCCCCAAGGGTCCCCACAAACCACCAGCAAGTTGTAACCatggctctgcactgcagagaaCACCAGAGCCTTTGTGGGCTGCCCCACTGCAACCCCTCCACCTCTGGCAGCTCAGGGGCACTTCAGAGGGGCTGCCCCAGCAAGAGGCAGAGGGTAGAAGCCAAGGGCAAGGAGCAAGTAACTGGCCCATGCCAGAGAAGCAGAACAAACTGCAGGAGACACAGTGAGGATTACAGGTTTTTATTTGTCAAACATTCTCCCCTAGTCTAGCCCATTCTACTGCCTTGCCAGCACAGAGGTACCAGAGCCCACGGCAgggcagggctctgctgctcccGGGAGCAAACAGAACCAGACTTTTCTATGCAAAAAACAGAATGGTGAGGAGTGGGTGCAGGAGTGCAGGGGGATGCTGGAAACTGACCGCAAGCGGTGCTGCCCTGTGTGCAGCAATGTCTGTGCCAGCAGTGCAGGAACCCTTCTGGGCTCACACCCGGTGAAGactctgctgtgctgcaagcATCATTTCACAGAACCAGCCCCACGGCCCAGTGAACAGAGCTCCTTTCAGGAGCAGCGACCTATCTCTGTGTAGCCAAACCTCTCAAAGACACCTTGGAGAACACAGCACCAGCTGCAAACATCCCTTTCTACCACACACCATACCATTGCCTTAGCTAGAGAACACCAGTGCAACACCATCAGCTCTCTGACCTGTagctcctgctgcctctcctccctgctctACACCACAATCCTGGATGCAGGTTTGATTCCACCCAGAGATGGTTTTCCATCACCCACAGACACACTGGCTGCAGAGAGAGACATAAAAGCTACTGAATAGAGGGGATCCCTTTCTTGAAGGGCGAGCAACTACAGTCATGGATTGCCATGTGCTACAGAGCTTTCACATGGACAGATCTTCCAGGCTTCAGGAGTCACCCCTTGCTGGCTTTTCCCCACCTTAATTAGAACATGTTTTCCTTGCAACTGAGGCAAACCCTAAGCAAGCTACCCCTGTGCATGTTCTTGCCCCAGAGCTGATTGATttcctgttgggttttttttatcatggGTCCAAGCTTGAGTATTATTGTGGTGACATCCAGGCCATCACTCCCAAGGCACTTGTACCTGTGGCACCAGACACAGGTTTCTCATTCTCGGAGCACCGCTAGCCCTGAAGCATTGGAGTGTGGCTATAAATATGCAACTAAGTGAGAGAATTAAGAAATTATTGTCTATGTGACAGCTTTCTAGgcatttcctttggaaaagctGATTAGTGCTACTTGCTTCTGGTATGAAACTAGCTTATGAATGCACTTGGGCTCTGAAACACTTCATTCCTCCTGCTTACCACAACGATCTGACAGCTGGTTTTACTCAGCACAGAGTAGGGGATGACATGGGTTTAGACACaccaacaaagaaaattaagggTTCCAAGAAGCTTTCAATATCCCaagctgagaggaagctggGAGTAGAGCAAAATGCACTTGTTATAAAGAAGGCTTAAGCAGTTTGCTAAACCAGGTGTAACTCAAGGCAACAAGTCTGCCTCATACTAGGCTTCACAGGCCTAGTTACCCAAATCCTTTGCAGGCCAGAGCTGCATGGTGACTTCACACCATGGAAGATGGCACTGATCCTCTGGAGAGGAATAAACTTGTCACCCAAGCTTTGTGAGGACAAGGAAAACCCACACAGCACAACATAAGTCCCCTGCACACTGCCCTCAGGCACTTACCCAGGAGCATCGCTCCCCATGTCAGtgtccccttccctccccagccagCTCACAGATGCTCTCAACATCCCAGCCCAACCCTTCACTAGAGCAAACACTGGCCCACAGGCATGGGGTCTGTAGGATGCAGATCATCCAGGACACACTCCTGAATCCAGCTGCAGTCAGCATCAAATACTTTCAGCAAGAATACAAGAAAGTGGAGAAGTATTGAGCCAGGTTCAGCCTTTCAGCAAGCAGCAGTTCAGCAAATGTAAAGTCTCCTGTGTCCTATAAGGAAATATCCCAGCCTAGAAAAGCTCAAGGTTTGTGAAACAGAAGTGATTTCAGAAGGGGCTGGAGAAGTCTTGAATTCTCTGCACCCCTGCCCTCTGTGTCCACGATCCAAGCTATCCTGCTACACATACAGAAACGAGAAACCAAGTTGCCTGCTTTAGCCTGCAACATTATATTAATGATTTACTGAGCACTCTGGGAGCACCACGAGTCTCTGAACACCATCCTCAGCACTAGGGCACTCTCAGACTTCCTCAGCCTCTGCTCGCTCCTGTTGTGTTGAGGAGACAGAGAGCATCTGTACAGACTGCTGCAAGACAGACATCGCTGTCAGCACACTGCTACAGCAACATTCCAGCCAGAGGTGCTCCTGTCTCCAACACTGTCCCCAGGAGTCCAGACTGGGaatatgggggaaaaaaaaaatccaatgaaTAGGTGCTATTGTCCTTCCTATTGCTTTGGACTCCATTTTAATGGGAAATGATCTAGAGATTCAGGTAACATGACCACACACACCAGTGTCTTGTCCTTTGATATGTGGCATGAAGCACTAGCAGTTAACTTGCTCTGGAGATGATGGGGTTCATTTTCCCGCAGGGCCCAAGCTGACAAGGTGGCATATTATGTGCCAAGGGACACAAATCCCTCCAGATCTAtta comes from the Melopsittacus undulatus isolate bMelUnd1 chromosome 6, bMelUnd1.mat.Z, whole genome shotgun sequence genome and includes:
- the LOC101879018 gene encoding sestrin-3-like isoform X1; this encodes MIVCPQSVEHPRGSRCQRLPGQVVKMSGSDPERPQLLFVKVLASWGRLEAVTQQMGYHPQYLDSFLKMQHYLMHMDGPLPFDCRHYIAIMAAARHQCRYLVNLHVLQFLRAGGDPQWLRGLDFIPPKLRNLNEINKILAHRPWLITKEHIEKLLKISEWSWSLAELVHAVVLLAHCHALASFVFGCGCEQDEGAGGRSVLKPLSPGNQCFCEATMGNSCSQELLRINRKRSLDSCMELDSLRERMQRIQVETEGREETRLLQQDREEDADGAVTSAANLACYMQDPDFGYQDFARRDEDQTQVFRVQDYSWEDHGFSLVNRLYSDIGHLLDEKFRMVDGLQSSTMAKRQGCEPSVFKRGIWNYIHCMFGIRYDDYDYAEVNQLLERVLKVYIKTVTCYPEKTNSEMFDRFWRQFKHSEKVHVNLLILEARMQAELLYALQAITQYMVS
- the LOC101879018 gene encoding sestrin-3-like isoform X2, which gives rise to MIVCPQSVEHPRGSRCQRLPGQVVKMSGSDPERPQLLFVKVLASWGRLEAVTQQMGYHPQYLDSFLKMQHYLMHMDGPLPFDCRHYIAIMAAARHQCRYLVNLHVLQFLRAGGDPQWLRGLDFIPPKLRNLNEINKILAHRPWLITKEHIEKLLKISEWSWSLAELVHAVVLLAHCHALASFVFGCGCEQDEGAGGRSVLKPLSPGNQCFCEATMGNSCSQELLRINRKRSLDSCMELDSLRERMQRIQVETEGREETRLLQQDREEDADGAVTSAANLACYMQDPDFGYQDFARRDEDQTQVFRVQDYSWEDHGFSLVNRLYSDIGHLLDEKFRMVDGLQSSTMAKRQGCEPSVFKRGIWNYIHCMFGIRSM